One window of Deltaproteobacteria bacterium CG11_big_fil_rev_8_21_14_0_20_49_13 genomic DNA carries:
- a CDS encoding indolepyruvate oxidoreductase — MKYDIIFAGVGGQGIVSVAAMVVEAASREGLNAKQNEVHGMAQRGGAVSCHVRISDKPIWADIIPKGEADYILSTEPMEALRYVEYLSPNGTIITSNQPVKNIAYPDEGEIIARIKKRESSIVVDTAKITSELSNPRVSNIAVLGALLKKMGILQNTIEGSIKKKFAGKGEKVIEANLKALTAGMNP, encoded by the coding sequence ATGAAATACGACATAATCTTTGCAGGTGTTGGCGGTCAGGGTATAGTCTCCGTGGCCGCGATGGTGGTGGAGGCGGCGTCGCGCGAAGGGCTAAATGCCAAACAGAACGAGGTTCACGGCATGGCTCAAAGAGGCGGTGCGGTATCCTGTCATGTGCGCATATCAGACAAACCCATCTGGGCCGATATCATTCCGAAAGGGGAGGCCGACTATATCCTTTCAACGGAGCCGATGGAGGCCCTTCGATATGTCGAATATCTCTCTCCCAACGGGACCATTATTACTAGCAACCAGCCTGTGAAAAATATCGCATATCCTGATGAAGGCGAGATAATCGCCAGGATAAAAAAACGTGAAAGTTCAATCGTCGTCGATACCGCAAAGATCACCTCGGAACTTTCCAATCCAAGGGTCTCAAATATAGCGGTTCTTGGGGCGCTCTTAAAGAAGATGGGTATCCTCCAGAATACGATAGAAGGCTCCATCAAAAAGAAATTCGCCGGCAAGGGCGAAAAGGTGATCGAGGCGAACCTTAAGGCCCTTACAGCCGGCATGAACCCCTAA